The following are encoded together in the Juglans microcarpa x Juglans regia isolate MS1-56 chromosome 2D, Jm3101_v1.0, whole genome shotgun sequence genome:
- the LOC121249404 gene encoding uncharacterized protein LOC121249404 codes for MDKAWMYIEDRLQSNQYGEGVKQFIAMAQAHAPGSDRIRCPCRRCRNMLFHPFRVVEDHLLITGIDPNYNEWIFHGEEESLPTHLSNEGDDRDSGNDDYIDNVDEMLNDIWVGSFMDHEARNSSCDEANVGGHTSDTPKYQTFEGLLDDARHPLYPSCTKFSKLSFIVKLLHIKCVGGWTVKSFDMVIKLLKAAFPDALFLDSYHEACRLERGLGFTYKKIHACPNDCVMFWKENADKDVCPKCNASRWVSRKSKQMRIPQKIMRCFPLKTQLQRLFMLKNIAEAMRWHVEERGDDPSFMRHPADSRVWKEFDTKHAWFSNDARNVRLGLASDGFNPFNNMSRPYNIWPVLLVPYNLSPWLCMKDPYMIMSSLIPGPKAPGNDIDVFLRPLVAELKELWEKGIDTYDSFKSETFRLHATLLWMINDFPAYSNLFGWSTKGKMTCPTCNVETDM; via the coding sequence ATGGATAAGGCTTGGATGTATATCGAAGATAGATTGCAATCCAACCAATATGGTGAAGGCGTTAAACAATTCATTGCTATGGCTCAAGCGCATGCACCCGGAAGTGATCGCATTAGGTGTCCATGTAGAAGATGCCGAAATATGCTTTTCCATCCATTTAGAGTGGTCGAGGATCATTTGCTCATAACTGGGATTGATCCAAATTATAATGAATGGATATTTCATGGTGAGGAAGAATCTTTGCCTACACATTTGTCCAACGAGGGAGATGATAGAGACAGTGGTAATGATGACTACATTGATAATGTAGACGAGATGTTAAATGACATTTGGGTTGGATCCTTTATGGATCATGAGGCTAGAAATTCATCATGTGATGAAGCAAATGTTGGGGGTCACACCTCTGATACTCCAAAATACCAAACATTCGAGGGTTTGCTAGACGATGCACGTCATCCACTTTATCCATCGTGCACAAAGTTCTCGAAACTATCATTTATAGTCAAGTTACTTCACATCAAGTGTGTTGGTGGTTGGACCGTGAAGTCGTTTGATATGGTTATAAAGCTGTTGAAAGCAGCATTTCCTGATGCTCTTTTTCTTGACTCATATCACGAGGCTTGCCGCTTAGAGCGTGGATTGGGCTTTACATACAAAAAGATACATGCATGCCCAAATGATTGTGTCatgttttggaaggaaaatgccgACAAAGATGTCTGCCCTAAATGTAATGCATCTAGATGGGTTTCACGGAAAAGTAAACAAATGAGAATACCTCAAAAAATAATGCGTTGTTTTCCTTTGAAAACTCAGTTACAAAGActatttatgttaaaaaatatagcaGAAGCCATGAGATGGCATGTAGAAGAACGTGGTGATGATCCAAGTTTCATGAGACACCCAGCTGATTCTAGGGTATGGAAAGAATTTGATACCAAACATGCATGGTTTTCCAATGATGCTCGTAATGTCAGGCTTGGGCTAGCTAGTGATGGTTTCAACCCATTTAATAACATGAGCAGACCGTACAACATATGGCCAGTACTACTTGTGCCTTACAACTTATCCCcttggttatgcatgaaagatccataCATGATTATGTCTTCACTAATCCCTGGCCCCAAGGCACCAGGAAATGATATCGATGTGTTTTTGCGTCCTTTAGTAGCCGAGTTGAAAGAATTATGGGAAAAGGGCATCGATACATATGATTCATTCAAGTCAGAAACATTTAGGCTACATGCAACGTTGCTTTGGATGATCAATGACTTCCCCGCATACTCCAATCTTTTTGGGTGGAGCACGAAAGGAAAGATGACTTGTCCTACATGTAATGTTGAAACAGACATGTGA